One segment of Tetrapisispora phaffii CBS 4417 chromosome 1, complete genome DNA contains the following:
- the RBS1 gene encoding Rbs1p (similar to Saccharomyces cerevisiae RBS1 (YDL189W); ancestral locus Anc_7.304), producing the protein MTNTITVNQSSTNSSISDKDGDQNISKVSLSTVLSIALFQKPYDRHFILYMENSILNFLNSRAQSMELEPMNSYYRLLSYQVADYHNLKHNLLSNNNSIIVYKSDKLVLNNVNPLLQHLEPSMIKIFELPEQNNKYVTDDTIIQEMNGSKIKVNNLKIVDEKNTGSKKYKILKKEHSDCDANIDSNSNDDNDLSTSFDSNNERKRVIDVEKERLKREEFYEERKRSIYEDDDNMHNDEVEENEGKKKSFESPKSPPYHEPSKKNENSDIFQDDFPHPNDFETSRYNIDRQKAEYKYSKKRQYQPHKNGYKNHSKYSANQNNFNGYGDYMSNINFVNEHNFKKFQYNPYTMNSNMPEMQYSTYPFIPQVNQQAVKLDNSLSSPYMMAYNQPPYGSMAPNVVNNIPIQDPALMSYDAYNQPYYYNYNAYYNPMFQNNQSEIKGPNKYKHRNYKESNGKLNYKEKCMHKNGNEGNCKSEPTVHLDVDETKSIEKNLEGLSIKDEE; encoded by the coding sequence ATGACAAATACTATAACTGTTAATCAGTCATCGACGAATAGTTCAATCAGTGACAAGGATGGTGaccaaaatatttcaaaagtttcatTAAGCACTGTTCTATCAATTGCCTTATTTCAGAAACCATATGATAGGcactttattttatatatggagaattcaatattaaatttcCTTAATTCAAGGGCCCAATCTATGGAATTAGAGCCAATGAACTCATATTACAGATTACTTTCATACCAGGTTGCAGATTACCACAATTTAAAAcataatttattaagtAACAATAACTCGataattgtatataaaaGTGATAAATTGGTATTGAACAATGTTAACCCATTATTGCAGCATCTAGAACCTTCGAtgattaaaatatttgagcTACCTGAGCAGAATAATAAGTATGTGACTGACGATACCATTATTCAGGAAATGAACGGAAGTAAAATTAAGGTAAATAACCTTAAAATTGTTGACGAAAAAAATACAGGTTCTAAGAAGTAcaagattttgaaaaaggAGCATTCAGATTGTGATGCAAATATCGATAGCAACAGTAATGATGACAATGATCTATCAACTTCATTTGATAGTAATAATGAGAGAAAAAGAGTGATAGATgttgaaaaagaaagattgAAAAGAGAAGAATTCTATGAGGAACGTAAGAGGTCCATCTATGAGGATGACGATAATATGCACAATGAtgaagttgaagaaaatgaaggaaagaaaaaatcTTTCGAATCCCCAAAGTCTCCACCATATCATGAACCTtctaaaaaaaatgaaaatagcGACATTTTTCAGGACGACTTTCCTCATCCTAACGATTTTGAAACATCAAGGTATAATATAGATAGGCAGAAAGctgaatataaatattcaaaaaaaagacAATATCAACCTCATAAAAATGGTTATAAAAATCATAGCAAATATTCAgcaaatcaaaataattttaatggaTATGGTGATTACATGAGCAacattaattttgttaatgaacataatttcaaaaaatttcaatataatcCGTACACAATGAATTCTAATATGCCTGAGATGCAATACAGCACGTACCCTTTTATTCCACAAGTTAATCAACAGGCAGTTAAACTGGATAATTCACTTTCTTCTCCATATATGATGGCTTATAATCAACCACCATATGGTTCAATGGCTCCTAATGTTGTGAATAATATACCAATTCAAGATCCTGCATTGATGAGTTATGATGCATATAATCAACCTTATTACTATAACTACAATGCATATTACAACCCAATGTTTCAGAATAATCAATCTGAAATTAAGGGACCtaacaaatataaacacagaaattataaagaatCCAACGGTAAGctaaattataaagaaaaatgtaTGCATAAGAACGGTAATGAAGGTAATTGTAAATCTGAACCTACAGTTCATCTTGATGTAGATGAGactaaatcaattgaaaagaatttaGAAGGTCTTTCAATAAAGGATGAAGAATAA
- the TPHA0A03180 gene encoding serine/threonine-protein phosphatase (similar to Saccharomyces cerevisiae PPH22 (YDL188C) and PPH21 (YDL134C); ancestral locus Anc_7.302) → MINDNTIMNNYNGTDLPSAALASVNGRSVYANLKDKLETTNQLGNWIEKLSRCEMLAENEVDRLCSMAKYILQFEENVAAVDAPVTICGDIHGQFHDLLELFQIGGPLPDNNYLFMGDYVDRGYYSVETASYLIAMKCRYPKRITILRGNHESRQITQVYGFYDECLRKYGNASVWRMFTNLFDFLPITALVDNNIFCLHGGLSPMVKTLDQIRTLNRIQEVPHEGPMCDLLWSDPDDRSGWGISPRGAGFTFGQEISEEFRHNNGLELISRAHQLIMEGYSWTHHQSLVTIFSAPNYCYRCGNQAAIMEIDENHNNQFLQFDPNERPNEKIINKRTPDYFL, encoded by the coding sequence ATGATAAATGACAATACTATTATGAATAACTACAATGGTACTGATTTACCTTCAGCTGCACTTGCATCTGTAAATGGACGTTCAGTATATGCAAATCTGAAGGATAAACTAGAGACAACAAATCAATTAGGTAATTggattgaaaaattaagcAGATGTGAAATGTTAGCTGAGAATGAAGTAGATCGATTATGTTCAATggcaaaatatattttacagtttgaagaaaatgtcGCAGCAGTGGATGCGCCAGTAACCATTTGCGGAGATATTCATGGCCAATTCCACGATTTATTGGAATTATTCCAAATTGGAGGACCGTTGCCagataataattatttatttatggGTGATTATGTCGACAGAGGATACTATAGTGTAGAGACAGCTTCATATTTAATTGCAATGAAATGCAGATATCCGAAAAGAATAACCATATTGAGAGGCAATCATGAATCTAGACAAATAACTCAAGTATATGGCTTTTATGACGAATGCTTAAGAAAATATGGGAATGCCAGTGTTTGGAGAATGTTtacaaatttatttgatttccTTCCAATAACAGCTTtagttgataataatatattttgtcTTCATGGCGGATTATCACCAATGGTCAAAACTCTCGATCAGATTAGGACTTTAAATAGAATACAAGAGGTACCACATGAAGGGCCAATGTGTGACTTATTATGGAGCGATCCTGATGATAGAAGCGGCTGGGGTATTAGCCCAAGAGGTGCTGGTTTCACTTTTGGTCAAGAAATTAGCGAAGAGTTTAGACACAATAATGGTCTAGAATTAATATCAAGGGCACATCAGTTAATTATGGAGGGGTATTCATGGACACACCACCAAAGTCTTGTCACCATTTTTAGTGCACCTAATTATTGCTATAGATGTGGGAATCAGGCTGCAATAATggaaattgatgaaaaccataataatcaatttttacAATTTGACCCAAATGAAAGGccaaatgaaaaaattataaataaaagaacACCAGATTACTTCTTATAA